From Dermacentor albipictus isolate Rhodes 1998 colony chromosome 8, USDA_Dalb.pri_finalv2, whole genome shotgun sequence:
TGGTTTTCATTCATTGTGGTAATTTCACGGTATTGATACTGCAAGTGAAGTTGGTTACGTTGTGATCACTATGGTACGCATGTTGAGGCTGCATCACCCGTGTGCTACACGTGCCATTAGCAAAGGTAAGGCATATACAAGTCAATCGTATGGTTGTAGGGTACAAACAGTTACGGTTGGGCTAATATTTCACTCAATCACCGAATGCATTTCGTCGTTGTTCATTGGAATGAATTCCCCTGACTAGGACGACGCCGTGATCAAACCACAAACGATCACATACATTGCAGCTCGCCCCGAAGTTCAGCTAGAGAAACTCGCGTTTAAATCGGGCCATCGCTCCGTGAAACTTGAGGCTAGCACTGCTGAGGCTTTCGTCATAGTTTTTTTCGGTGAGGACTCCGCGACGACGTTGCCGATGATCTTCTGTCTCACGTTCCGTCAGCTCGGGATCTGCAGCTCTTCGTGGACCTTTGGCGTCAGCTTGGCACTCCCTGAGCTCAGGATCCCCGGGTCTTCGTTctcgtaacgcctcggcttcgcgcgCCGTCATGGCGAGGTCGGCCCATCGACAACGAGCGCTTTCTCGAACGAGTTCCCAGCGGCGTTCATCAAACACTGCCTGTTCTTCGGTGGAACGCATGACGCGCGGCCGACCCATCGCAGTTCCGATAGCGTTCTGACGCAAGAAACACTCGTTCGTCTCAAGTTACCTAGACACACAATTGCTATTGgcagagagaacgacgtcagtaGCGCGGCGGTGCAGTAGGATTCTCCGTTCAGCGGGtctattgcttgttttctttatagCAATCCCTGGACTTGCGCAGCTGTGAGAAAAGATTTTAGCGTTACATCGCATTCGCAGGCTAGCGTATACAAACTTCGCTTCAAAAGAAACGGCCATACCACGAGTGGTGGCGTGCTACGGCTGGTCGTATTGACGTGGAATTCGGAGTCCGCACGTCCACATGCTCCTGTGGCTGAATGATGTGCCGTAGAAGGAATTGAGCAATAAAGAACTGCACACCTCCTCAGCAGTTGAGCAGTAGTTTTCAACAAGCTGTAGAAGACTCAGTCAATATTTGTACCAGAGAATAAAAAAATGTTACCTATGGCATAAAGATAACTCATTGAGCTGTAACAGTCGAAGAGCCAAAAGCTAGTTACCATGAAGAATAAAGATATTTAACTCATTGAACATCAGGATATCACAAGTCAACATTTTACGTAATAATTTTAGCGCCATTGGTGCAACATAGTAATGGAAGCCAGTCATTTCACAAGGCACATAGATTTGGGATCAATTTACACGCTAGCCCCGTTAATGAATAGGCGCTTTCAAACTTCCGATAACCATGCACTGTTTATCAACTTCCAGTTTTAGAAAAGATCCTTTTTTATGCCTTTAAGCTCAATGTTTACGTGAACACCGATGCAAATGGTAGCAAACTTTGAAAAGACACATCTGCATACTGGTGTCATTGTCAGAATTCGTATCAATTAGATAATAGTTTCGAAGTAACCACTTACAATTCTTATAACACAATATTTGCGTTAAACTTCGATGCGAAAGTGTCACATGGCCCATTTATTCAGAAAGCCGGCATCCAGCGTTATAGCAGAGAAACGGCTCCTAAATTCGCATTGCCTGCTACGTCACATCACGAGTGCGCCTCGACAGAGCGtgtgaaagggaacacctgctgctgcggCAGCGTCCCGTGTGTTGCGTGAGTGCAGCGGGCATCACCGCGGCACCAAATTGCCCTCTCTTTCTAAAGCCTGCGTTACCCAAGTGTTCCTTGTCCAAGCAATCTCTCCCCTGCGTTCTAACTGTGCGTCGGTAACGCCAAAGCAAAACGCGCTCCCTCGCCCGGGAGAAGTTCCTAACCCGAAGGACCACACAGCTGCGTTCAGttgaacattaatgctttcgcgttcacaGCTCATAAGAAGTGCTGAGGTGTCCTCGAAGTTTTTTCAGTCCGAATGTTAATTGGCCGCAGTTTCGTAATAGTTATTCGATTCATTTCAACATACTGTGTAAAACATGAGTACGTTTGAAAGTAACATCGCACAAGAAATTCAGTTGTGCTATACGGGCAACTCCTAAAAATTATGGTAAGGATAAAAAAAATGCGGCATATATTTCATGTCCCACTTGATAGAAGAAAACATTTCTGGAAAGTTAGCGCACGTAGTTCTCGCATCCTGTTACTTgtctagcgttttttttttttggctccaTTTCTCTATGACTGCTCGAAGCGCGTTGAACTTACAAGGTGAGTATGGAGATGCCGAACTGCGTCTTATTCCCCTTGGCCGCCAAGGATTGAAAGGTTGTGAACTTTCCCATGGACGACTCGCCCGGTTTGTCGAAGGGCTTCCCCAGCGATTCGTAGAACATGAAGTCGCAGAGCCCGTCTTCTGGCATCTCCATCGGGCCATCGCTGGCCACGGTGCAGATGATGTTCTCAGGTTCCGGTTCCTTTTGTGGTACACCTGCACAAAGCAGCCCATGGCGCACAAGAAGTCTACTGTTTCGCAACGGTAGCGTTTGGCCACTTTAAGGATCAAACAGTTAACGTGACTTCAAGCATTCTTCTGAAGGTCAATTAAACTTCATAATGGCAACGTTTTCGTTATAGTGACTAAAAGATTGGTATACTAAGCATAATTTTCCCGCAATTTCCAACACAGCCGCAGCCCTTTTGATTTAGGCCTTAATAGCCCGACCAAACCTTGTAGCAAAGTTATCGCATCTAAGTTACTCGCTCTCTCGGGATAGGCTGAATATGTTAGAACttgtgtatattttttacacATTATGAATACCCTGTTTCGTAAAAAAATCAGGAAAAACATTGACACGCTAACACCTAGAGTCCCGCCCTGTTTTAATTCGTTCGCGTTTTACAGATATATAACGAAAGGTCCTAGTCACATTACAATAATGTAGCTGTGTATGTGGTATCTAACATAAGTATTCATGTGGAGCTGGAAAACCACACATTCCATGGCACTTATCCCAAGAAGTCAAAGTTAAGAAGTATTTATCTTAAAATGTGGTTTATCAAATATTTAGCTGATTAGATGAGGGTGCGTATGAAATTTACGAAGTAAAGCCCACTGATTCTCAAAACACATCCACTTAAAGTACATCTTGAAGCTAACACCAGTTGTGAGATAAGTGCTTCGAAACTTATTGTAAAAATCTAGTATAGATACAATTACTACAATAACGAAGCGCTTTGTTCTGTAGTGGATCGTACAAAGAAGTAAATAACCCACACGCGATAGCATATTGTCGCACATTTAGGGAATGAATACAGCAAAACTGGTCTCATCCTGAGAATTAGTGCAACTTGCAGTTGCTTAGCGAACTCACCAGGGGCAACTTCTAACTTGAAGTTTTGAATTTGTAAAATAGTAGTGTCTGTAATTTCATTTCTTGCGCGAATATTTTCCCCTTTTTAGAGTTCACATGCCGAGGAGTGTAATTTCgcactttcgaaaaaaaaaaggtattccaGAAACAGATCATACGCAggatgtcccacataacttgagccaagaatttgaaaatgaaaggcgcATCGGAAGTGAGTTGAACCGAACGCAGGCTATTCGCAAGAGCCTATGGTAACTCAGACATGTCTTCTTTATTTTCCCCATAATTCAATAATTATGTAAGTTTATTCGCCCAAAGTactaattattggctgaggaccccaagtatggtaCGCAGTTCTGCAGAGAACCTTCAGAAACGACCAATCGCATTGTTTCCTGCatgatacgtctcacgtagtgcttttttccgggttgcaaaggaGGCCCGCGGAATgtgaaaaaaagccacgtgacgtagcgcttgcgcagtggtattgtgctgctcccGAGCATGCGTTCGCTGGACAAGGTCGGCTGCTGCCTGACTGGCAAcaaggaagcggcagggcgttttTTCATCTCATTGGCAGCTCTCAGCTAGCAGCATGAATTTTCGCCGTCATCCAACGGGAGCCGAcattgttcaccgaacgcacgcttgagagcagcacggtACCACAGCGCAAGCGCTACGccacgtggattttttttcatatttggcgggctttctttgcaTCCCGGAAAAAACTACGTGTGACGTATCGTTAGAGAAGCAATTCAATCGgcggtttctgaaggtgctctacaaatctgcgtatcatattTGGGGTCCTCAGCCAGAAATTAAAGAGTTGGGTAAAAAACACTTAATTAGGGAGTTatgaggaaaacgaagaattGTTCGAGTTaatataggctattgcgaatagtatacGTTCAGTTCAATTaacttccgacgcgcctttcatttttaaattcttgtcTCAAGTTACGCGGGGCACCCTGTACAGGTGCCAATGCAAATTATCAGATACACCGAGCCCTTTCTCTGATACTGCCAAGGTATGGCGTCACTTCTCAGCTTCTATAGGAGTGAACTCGTTTTATAAGCTGTAATTGGCACTGACAACCAGGCGCTGGAAAGTTTTGTAAAGTGTATACATTAATTTAGGTTCCACTTTATTGGGGAAATTTGGTGAACTCAATACTGCTCTAAAAcaaggcaaggggggggggggggagcggggtTCTCCTTACGCATTACATGCTGAAAGAGAACACCATCGTTTGTGTTCTACTTCTGTCAAGTTGTTTTTGGTCCACTTCCATGTGCTTGGAGTGGCCTGTCAGGGGGAAATTTAGTCTGTATTGGCGGACATATTTCTTTCTTGTAAAATCaatcttatgtagcacgtattgagcagccaAAACCTGCATAGAACTATTTTCGTGTTGTTCTGCAActttctcattgacaattttcgtctaattataatatttggcAAGCTTATGAACTGATAAGGAGAAATTGTCTAATGAAGCGGGATGTATATAACGTAGCCTGAGTATCTGTAATCgactgcaaacaacattaccgCAGTTCTCTCCAGCTTATTGGTATTTAGtacttttaaatcttggtgcatgatgttTGCGAcactgtatatgtatatgtgcgCTAACGGTCCCAATACACGGTTATAACTTTAGGAATTAAACATTATAGTTGCTTTAGCGCACGTGTGAGCACCTTTCccgcattcatatatatatatatatatatatatatatatatatatatatatatatatatatatatatatatatatatatatatatatatatatatatatatatcgtaggaACATGATAATAGGGCACGTACGTGCAGGCGGTGTCGTCGACTTTGTTATTTTAGTAGTGGTCGGCGTCGTAGGAGATGGTGTGCGTGTGGTAGGCTTTGGCGTGGTTGGTCTCGATGGTGGCAATGGTGGTGGCTGGGTAACCTTCGGCGATGTGAGTCGCGGCGTTGGCGGCGCTTGAGTAACCTTTGGCGTCGATGGTGGCAGCTTGGGTGGTTGGGTAACCTTTGACGGGGTAGGTCGCGGCGTTGCCGGTGCTTTAGTGGCCTGTCTCGTCgacggtggcggcggtggtggtcgggTAATCTTTGGCGTGGTGGGTCGCGGCGTTGGCGGCGCTCGAGTAACCTTTGGCGTCGACGGTGGCAGTGGTGGTGGTCGGGTAATCTTTCGCGTGGTGGGTCGCGGTGTTGGCGGCGCTCGAGTAACCTTTGGCGTCgacggtggcggcggtggcggacgGGTAATCTTTGGCGGGGTGGGTCGCGGCGTTGGTGGCGCTCGAGTAACCTTTGGCGTCgatggtggcggcggtggcggacgGGTAATCTTTGGCGGGGTGGGTCGCGGCGTTTGTGGCGCTCGAGTAACCTTTGGCGTCGATGGTCGCAGCGGTGGTGGTCGGGTAATCTTTGGCGGGGTAGGTCGCGGCGTTGCCGGTGCTTGAGTGGCCTTTGGCGGGGTGGGTCGCGGCGTTGGCGGCGCTCGAGTAACCTTTGGCGTCGACTGTAGCAGCGGTGGCGGTCGGGTCAACTTTGGCGGGGTGGGTCGGGGCGTTGGTGTTGCTGGGGTGGCCTTCGGCGTTGAAGGACGCAGTTGGGTAACCTTCGGTGTCGCAAGTCGCGGCGTTTGCGGTGAGGGGGTTGCCCTGGGCGTGGGTAGCCCTTGCGCACTCTCCGGCGTGGTTGGTAGTAGCGGTGGCAACCCTTTGTTTGGTGTTGGTAGAATTCGGGGGGTCCTCTGTGGAATCCGCTGCGCTCTGGTAGCAGGGCGCTGTACTCGGCCGGATGTCACAGGAGTTGTTATCTGCACAGGATGCCGGTTTCCAGGCGACATTGttaataatcatcatcaccaccccGGTAACCATTTGTACAATCAGTTTATGGGCTCTGTAGGGCGAAGGCGTCTCCCAGAGGTCTCTAGTGACGTTTGTCATGCACCAGGTCACACAACATTTCATTTAGCCTGCGTATGTTTTGATTTTTATAACACTGTATATTTTGCAATGATTCCCATGATGGCGCGTCTCTACTCTACGAACTCATTTCGTAATACTTATAGTAAAATCAACCATCGCCTACTTATTACATGACTTCCTCAACTATATTGCGAGGTCTAAATGTCAACGACAATATAGGCCACTCCAGCGTGCCCCCTAATAAGCACCACTTTTTCTTGTCTCTTAACCAGGAGAAACTAGTGGCATTCACTTATTGTCATAAATGCGACCTGACGTGACACTGAGAATCATACTGGAAGTATTAGAACAGCGGTTACATGTATAATAAAGTATGATGATTTCTCCCTTACCCTTAAAGACCATCATTAGTTAAAGGAGTCAACACTGTCTGCATTCCATATCTCTACCCACCATATACTATCGCCGTACCAAAATGTTGCGACCATGTGGGATAACTGAGCAGAAC
This genomic window contains:
- the LOC135914282 gene encoding uncharacterized protein isoform X3, translated to MDESSVAFTEDTSTFNSEVTEGEGDDDSDDKLSLFMIACCLLIIGVVVSLMLIMLQDLAGMQSETRLRYTTYTRCFFSCFYEDDTEIDDDEGDATAEGTYDKAGGPGRSSGGGGVTSTLTKPITTPVTSGRVQRPATRAQRIPQRTPRILPTPNKGLPPLLPTTPESAQGLPTPRATPSPQTPRLATPKVTQLRPSTPKATPATPTPRPTPPKLTRPPPLLQSTPKVTRAPPTPRPTPPKATQAPATPRPTPPKITRPPPLRPSTPKVTRAPQTPRPTPPKITRPPPPPPSTPKVTRAPPTPRPTPPKITRPPPPPPSTPKVTRAPPTPRPTTRKITRPPPLPPSTPKVTRAPPTPRPTTPKITRPPPPPPSTRQATKAPATPRPTPSKVTQPPKLPPSTPKVTQAPPTPRLTSPKVTQPPPLPPSRPTTPKPTTRTPSPTTPTTTKITKSTTPPARVPQKEPEPENIICTVASDGPMEMPEDGLCDFMFYESLGKPFDKPGESSMGKFTTFQSLAAKGNKTQFGISILTLDIGVFLRLLNEDSAKAWAQENLWNHNIHHWGVLNIHHPLFDLAEYFVNATLVLKSAHQISLLSPPKKVVSYTFLGLYSRDTSACDEAARIMKGRTDEGLRSAHALRVKDRSLAHRPGDPGTHIVQRTRDCGSNTQIPMLYNAAYHL